Part of the Vigna angularis cultivar LongXiaoDou No.4 chromosome 1, ASM1680809v1, whole genome shotgun sequence genome, TCAGGAGCATGGCAAGAATCTTAATCTCCCACCGGTCGAGTTGCACAGCTTGATGTCACCATGGCCGTTCGCGCAGTGGGGAGTAGACATTGTCGGACCCTTTCCTGTAGGCCGAGCGCAAAAGAAATTCTTGCTGGTGGCTATTGATTATTTCACTAAGTGGTGGAGGCAGAACCGCTCGCAACAATCACGGTAGCAAGGGTTCAAAAGTTTATGTGGACGCTCATTTGCAGATTTGGAATTCCCAAAGTCATAGTTACAGACAATGGCCGACAGTTCATTGACAAAGGCTTAGGAGAATTTTACAAGAAGCTGTGAGTTAAGCATGTCACGAGCTCGGTAGAGCATCCCCAAACGAACAACCAAGTGGAAGCGGTCAACAATGTGATCGTCTCAGAGTTGAAGAAAAGGCTGGGAGAAGCCAAAGGTCTCTGGGTAGATGAACTTCAGGAGGTCCTTTGGGGGTATCGCTGCACGCCGCATGGTACAACGGGGGAAACCCCGTTCAACTTAACGTACGGGATGGACGCAATGTTACCGGTCGAAGTAGGAGAACCTACTATTCGAAGGGAAGTCCAAAATCTACAAGATAACAATGAGGAGCTCCGCGTGGAGTTGGACACTTTGGACGAGCGCAGAGAGGTGGCTATGATCCGAGCGGAGGCTAAAAAGAGACTATTGGCGAGGCACTACAACACCAAGGTCAAGCCGCGACAATTTGCTGAAGGAGACCTAGTGTGGAGAAAAACAGCAGAAGCCCGACGAAACCGATCGGCGGGAAAATTAGCTGCAAATTGGGAGGGTCCCTTCAGGGTTGTAGAGAATTTACAAAATGGAGCATACCGCCTGGAGCACCCGACGGGAAAGGCTATACCCAATACGTGGAACGcgtctcatttaaaattttatttcagctaAGAGCTTTGTACTTGTTATTTCATATCAATAATACATTGTTTATCACACGAAATTTTCATGTGTTAACagccgagcgggtgaggcagatttctttcgtgaactctcaccttggtcttagggcacgcttttagagagctcctaagacctaaaccgagcgggtgaggtagatttctttcgtgaactctcaccttggtcttagggcacgcttctagagagctcctaagacctaaaccgagcgggtgaggcagatttctttcgtgaactctcaccttggtcttagggcacgcttctagagagctcctaacaCAAGACTTATGCTCAAAGATCTCTTAGAAAAACCTTAGGAAAACATTTAGGATtgtaaaaatcataaaaacatcTAAATCAAAACACCAAAATCCAAAGCTAAACGACTGTTAAGTCAAAAGCATCTAAGAAAGTTTAAATTAAACACGTAAGCATACTATACCCAAAAGGGTATTCAATTGAACTTACGAAAAAACGAAAAAGTGTCAAGACaacatttttaacaattttttttaaaagcctAAACCTAAAACATCAAGGGAAAGATAACATGTTAAACGTCATTGctctaaaaaggaaaaatcacAAAAAGTGTTTGCATCCGTCCAaatgataccatgagctaaaatGTTACTTCATCCAATAATAAAGTTTCCATTCAACGCTTGATATCTttagaagaaaagcttaatTCTTAAACGCCGACTCAATGGTAGGAAATGGAAAACACTTTATTGTTCTGAGCAAACATtgaatgacattaaatgctcaacgttcaaaaacaacaaaagtgataagagataAGACATATTTGTTGCATACACAATTTACTCTATTATTTGCAGATAAACTACTCTACACACATCCACAAGTCtcaattaaaatatcaaaagtgGACGTCagagacaaaagagatattcacataatgtttgtctaaaataaaatacaacctACTTGAAGtaaagtactgaaaaagcaAGTATGctctgacaagttgactttaaccgACGACTGTTATACacgaaaaaagagaagaaacaaGAATCAAGGCCAAAAGCTTAATCTAACGAAAATTTATCCAATAGCCTTTAAATAAAAGACCACTCAAATGAAGAATCAAAAGGATAACATACAACAAGAATATTCATCCTTTGAGAAACATTCAAATGAAAAGCACagaaagagctcaagaaaaagaaaatacttgagtagaaaataaaagaagagaaaagaaaaaaagcaatactctcaagcttcattatGATATTTGCTTACTGAttgtaagaaagagagaaagaggaaaggGAGAAACACCTACGAGTGTTTATACTGCATTGTATTGTTATCACATCCTCTTTACGATTGTAATAGTTTAAAGGACTTGTAAGCATTTGTTGGTTGCAAttttaaagagaattaaaacacttgttgaaATCAATTGAGTTAAGAAAATCTAGGCAAGGTTGCCTAGTACTAGGAGTAAAGTGAATGCTCATCCAATCTAGGGTAATAATAGGTTATTCGCTGACTAAGGACACCAGGAGTAGTGAGAATACTCATCCAGTCTAGGGTAACAAGATGTTATTTGCTGACTGAGAAGaccaggagtggtgcgaatacttagttgtaatcttgttgaacgTAATAGTGCAACCCTTTGCGGAGGAGACTGGACGCAGCTCAGTTGGAGTAAAACAGCATAAAAATATATGTgcaattatctcttctcttgtctaaatgtttttcttataaaacctacaattgtgtttttatttataaatacaagaaCTTTTCGCACTAAACAATTATTCTTCAACCAAAGAAATTCTTACAAATTCTGCAATGTACATTCTAAATAACATGTTAAAAGCAACTATCATGGTtgcgattttttttttccattaccACTATTTAACTCCAGtttgacaaaaagaaaaggCTCTTATATATCTTCTAGTCTCAAACTCATACAagttcaaacaaaaacaataggTAAAGATTTCAAACTTGAGTAAAAACACATGCAAatataaacaacttaaaaatgcatatatataatgaaaGATGCCGATGtcaaagcaaaataaaataaaatttaaaatattttaactagaAGTAATATAGACATATAagtacattaaaataaaatacaaatatatagtAAAATGTAATAtccatataaaattataataaaatgaagttgaggtaaaaaaatttcaatagaACCAtgaaatgtaaatatatattgaaaggtAACGCCATTTGGAATTAGAGCAAAATGATGTTGAACTTAAAagcattttaaacaaaaataacatggTCATATAagcataaataatatttcttttatacataccaaaattaatatataaatagaataattattttgaacttttttaaattttatgcatTTAGCTCCTCATATTTGTATATatctataaaagaaaattttagttCCTCCAAAATACTTGTTGAAGATCCACCATTGCATATAAGTAActtaaaacaaaacacaaacacatattGTGAAAGTAATTCCCTAATCCCAAtagaaaaccaaaacaaaacaaagttaaggttaaacattttaaataaaagaacataCAAATATAAGCACCATCAAATAAAGATATATATCGAAACATACTTGGTCATATGGAATTAGAGCACAATGAAATTGaacttaaaatatttcaaacataaattaaCACGGACATAAGtagattaaaataaaacgtagacacaaaaaaaaaaagttaagtttaaagtttttaaacatCACTTATAAATATAGACACCATAAAATGCAAAAACATATTGAAAGATATCAATTATAtggaatcaaataaaaaaatgaagttcaaaatttaaacaaagTGAAGTTGAGgtcaaaatatttgaagaaaaaacatgtaagtagagattaaaataaaataagtacatacaaatatttgaaaatttaaaaagcaTACGGAATCAAAGCAAACACATAGAGAATCACAACCACGAAACAATTATCTTCAACAACAAAGACATTaaccaaacaaaaactaaaCCCGAAAGTTTGACCTTTTGCTGATCCTACGTCACAATATTCCTACCAAAAATGTCACACACTTTACTTTGACAACCCAACACATTAACCAAACCACAACTCAAATCACAAATTAATTCTAACCTTTTAATTATACGATGTTCGTACGCACAAATATTcaccttttttttgttttttgaagaaagaaataacATTGAAATGTAATTCACAAATTgcataatagaaaataaacaaaaaatttggaAGTAAGAACATAAGCATAAGAAACAGGAAACACTTTATCTTCAACAACCAAACACATTAACCAAACCAAAACCCGAATCACAAATTCTTACCTTTTAATTAAATGGTCCCGTACACACATATATTCACCCTGTTTTTGTctagtgaaaaaataaataacattgaaatgtaatccaaaaattgcataatagaaaacaaaacaaaatttttgggACTAATAACATAAGCATAAAAACATGAATATTTTGGGAGTGAAAAAACCTAGTAAAAAGAACAAactccaaataaataaataaaataacaaaggcttttctaaaaaaaaaccCACTAAATCTTGCTTCAAAGAGGCAAACTAAGCTTCAATCGAAAAAAAGAAATGGTTAACATCTCTCATGTAGTTTTCAACatgtaaaaataagaaaaacagcACATCTTTCACGGAACAATGgctgaaaagaaagaaacacaatGTGTAAAGAAGATGAAAACCTAGGAAAAAGGCTGGAAATCACGGAGAAGCTGGAGAAGAAGGATCAAATTCGTCACTTCCCTTCTTCCTTTCCACGGTTACAAAGAAGCACAAAACACCAATAActgaaaaagacaaaaaaaaaaaaacactgtaTAAGCAATACACGCAAGAGCTTgggaaaacaaaatttgaaaatgacataaaaaccACGCAAAAAGACAAGTGTCGTCATATAGTCATAGATATTTTGGAAAAgcagaatttgaaaaaaaaaccataTAAAAAGACTAGGTGTCACCGAAATAGAAATATGTATTTTGGAATTTCCATAATAGATTCTTTGTCATAGGTATAGTAGAAGTTCGTTTTTAtccacacacacatatatatacttttttttttaatttttcatcacTGTATACTTAACTAACCATTCTACTCTTTCTAATATgttattactttatatatatttggttgAAATAGCGATGAGTTAAAACTGTATGCATCATACaataattgtaaattattaaattaatactaGCACACGCGGAAATCAATAAAACATTTAGATCCACAAGAAgagattaagaaaaaaacaatgaGTTGCGTAATTGAGCAAGAACATCGATCGCACATTAAATTTACTCACGCATCTATAGTTGTGTCTTCCTCATGTCTTTATTTGTTTAGAAGTTTTTTTTGTTACCATAGTTTGTGTTTGTCTTCTTTAACTTTtcactctctctttcttcaaTGGCTTCCTTTTTTCTCACTTCCTCCTTTCCCTTTCTTCCCAAACCCAAAGACCCTTCTTCCCATGCCTTCCCTCACGCTCCACACTTCGTTCTTCGAATGCCCTACCAACCTCAACACCTTCAAACTCCCGTTCTTTTGCCAAAAATTCAATCTTCGCGTCGTCAAATCATAGGTATCTGTCTAGTTATTTATGTAcgtttctgtttttgtttttttaattttggattgaGATCGTGGCCAGATCATGCTTGTATTATGGGATGCATTCAACATTCATTGCtttgaatttcattttagtGGTTTTTTCTATAATCCCATTTAAAGTGTATTGCTTGTTGCTTAACTTTAatgttttaacttttcaaagttACCACATTTTGACTGAAAGATATATTAGGTGTCAAAACAAAATCTTGGTAAATTTTGAAGTAGAGTTCTGTGAAACAATGGGCGTGTTGAAATGATCCTTTTTGAAAATAggattataatttttctttatggtTTTCATAATATTACGATTCGGACGCAGATGATACAAATCATGATGAGTATAGTTTTTGCGTCTGAATTGTCACATCACTCACGTCGAAGTGGGTTGCATTCTGACACAGCGACAATGCTGGTACGCTATTGTGTTGCTGGTTTCAATGCAATCTTGATTATTCATGAATTAAGATCTCCTAGTAAATTGTATGATTCCGGAACAGAGGTGCTATCACGCTATTGTCCACCAGTTTGTGTCTTCTAGAAGGAGTTGGATCATTGTTGCCGGTGTTTTGAAGTGTTGCTAGGAAAATCGAGTTTGGTGTCAGTGACAAGAGGTGCcatttagggtttagaatttAGCATCTAGAAAAAAAAGCTAAGAAAGAAAATCGGATCGGAATATGGTCTTTCTGCATCTTGCCTTCACAATTTATATGCCTTTTTCACAAAACTCACATGTAGATGGTTAGGTGTGTCAAATGAGTTTTTAAAACTCctctttgtttcttttaatttgttcatTGTCATGTGATAGTAAACTCAAAAGCCCAACAAATCACTTAGATTTATGTTAATTTATgtctgttttcatttttaacatGTGTCTTTGTGTTAAAGAATCCTAGAGATATTGATCATGACTTTGTGCTTTTGTAtgtcttttatatatttgtgtgtgtgCCGTCTTATTCTTGATCATGAATATTACTATTCacaatacaattcaaaatcacGATTCAAAAAATAGGCTTTTCCATTAATGTTTAGTATCCCAACATAACTAACTACTTGGTTAAAACCACTCAGTATAAGTTGCAGTTGGAATAGatttattcttttgaatcgTGTTTAAGTTTTGTGAAGCTTGTAAATCATCTGTAGTCAAAATAACCGGCAGAGGCATGGAACTGTGAAAGGTTGGCATGTAAAATAAGGTTTGTTACTTGTAATTATCTTATTTCCACCTGAAAGCCCAACATACAGGACCTGTCACAAGGATGGTTTTGGTAATTATTAGAGATCAGAAGCATTATAAACCTCAGTAtcctttttatccttttatccaTCTTTATCTAAATATCAAGAAAATCGTGTAGCCTAGTTGAACATTCATCATTGTATTGAATATTGATTCTTAGTTTGAGTTGCTAGCCTACTCTaatagtttcttttctttttcctcttgtTTTTGAAGACATTGTGGCCAACTTGATAATTTTGAGCTGTCATATTTGTTTTCTCATCTGAAGAGCTTGAAAAGTTCATTTGTCCTTGCATCCTTCCTCTTATTATGGGTATTTTATCAATAGGTTTGGGTGCTTGACCTAACCCCATTGCTGTATATCcaagttatttattttcagaCTTCTGGTTAGTTTGAATCATATCATGATGGGATGACTTATGAAATGAGATACATAATGTCCCCTCTGctacaaaaaaagaaatgattGGAATCATCCATGTGGGGAGGCATCTAAagtaatttgtatttatttatgagttgaaagtttctcaatctatgtATGTAAATATGACAAAAGGGGTATTTATGTTGAAAAAGTTCACCCAATGATTCAAGGCTCATGTTtatttgtttcttgcttttagCTGGTCCTGGtttcaattttacatttatgATATGTGAGTGTGTATTGTGACTTGAATCTTGTGAACTTGTGATTTGGAAGCTACACCAGTTACCAAAGACTTGTGGGATAATTCGATTCTGAAAAGTGAAACTCCAGTCCTTGTTATATTCTATGCAAATTGGTGTGGACCATGCAGGATGGTTCACCGGATAATCGACGAGATTGCAGCAGAGTATGCTGGAAAAGTCAAGTGCTTCATAGTCAACACAGACACTGACATGGAAATTGCTGAAGACTATGACATTAAGGCTGTACCAGTGGTTTTAATGTTCAAAAATGGTCAAAAATGCGATTCTGTAATAGGTACCATGCCAAAGGAGTTTTATGTGGCTGCTATTGAGAGGGTGCTCAAGTCCTAATCATGGATCTTCGGGAGCAAAACTTTAAGTTGCTGAactttttgttcattttcaattaaattttcttgTAGTTTTTGGGACTATGCAGAATTGCCAGAGTTCTTGTACATATTGTGTGGTTTGTTTTCCCATAACAGGTGCTGCCGTCTGAGACTGCTTTCATAATGAATGTGTCTACAATTTGATTTGATAAGTGTTGTTGAGTTAGAGAGAATATATTAGTTAAACCATATGTTTGACAATGCAATGTAAAAGGAGTGTGATTATGTGATGGAATCTGATGCATTCATTGTCATTGGTGATCTCAGATTCTAATCGCTTAATGAATAATATTAGCGACTGCTTTTGGTTCTGTGGGAAATTCATCTagcacacagaaaaaaaaaatttatagattaattcaatattataatattccacattgtatacatttttatacattctattattttattatacgttttcttagaaaaaaaaaagttaaacgcAAGGTTGAAAGTTTTGAATAATTTCAATCTTTCACATTAAGAAGTTGACAAGAAGATTTATGCTTGTTGGACATATTCGGTATAACTAGCCAATGGTTTTgtgtaaaaacaaaagaaatctaTTGGCAAGAAATAAAAGAGGCAGTCACATGAAGCAATTTATTAACATTGGCTTGAAATAACAAGGAACAACGAATAATATATACAAATGTACATTACATGAAGGAATACTATGCATATAGATAAATGTATCATATGTCAGATATTATAAGACGGGTCCCTATTAGTATGCTAATTCTCTTtgaaataagataaaatgaaataaaacgaataaaataaagatatgaCTATTGTTTGTTGGTAAGGGCAGATTGGCGTTTGCATCAGTTTTATATTTCAGCTTATTTCCTCATGTCGGAAATCTCCTTCATTCAGCAGGACTTTTACAAATCAGAGACAAACCTGATAAGAAATTATTGCGAATATggataattacatttaattattaatatatatatatatatatatatatatatatatatatatatatattatttttttacgtTTGCTATTTTTTACTTTCAGAACGTTTTAGCTGTGGGACATCAAATTGACATCGAAATTGAAAATAGACGTCCAAAAACTTGAGTAATGTGAGAGTTTGATGTCTCTTAACTATGAGTATCATATCAAATCGTTGtctaattttttctaaatatttttttaatttacaatttaccaaaacttaaataatagaaaatattccTGCATAActcaaaaaaaatttagtagAGATTATATATCAAAACTAAAGCTATTAACAcaaaatgtaaatattacattaaagcTATCAACACTAAAATTATTACAACAAAACTAAAACTTTCATAATAAAAAGTTTGTCCTAGATAGTTTTTAAGCAAAATACTAATGTTACTGTGGATCCTAACTTCTTTGTTCTATTAGATACGCAGTCCATTTTTATCTTGTCTTCTTCATTGTGTCATTCATTATAGGTGATGGATTCTTGAACTATTGAAAAAATAACACAACTTCAATATGTATGGatactaatatttaaattttgatgttattttttgtaatatgtGAAAGGTATATATTATTACCTTAATCCAATCTTCTTTAATTTATGCTCAAACGATGATTTTTATCCAAGACATAACATAATAGCCACATGTCCATTAATCTAGTTGTTTGCTACACTAAAcatgacaaaaaataatcacataaaAGTCATAAATTGACATTATTTTGGATGATGATATTTGGACCACCGTGACTCAACTTCAACTTGATGAAGATGCGGTGATGCTGACCTAGGGGCTAGAAGGCTTCAACAAGATCTTGGCCTTTCGTTCATTCCTGAAGAACCCTAAGGTACAGGCGAATAGGAAGTAATTGTTGGTGAATGACCTTAAGAGTAATGAAAGGCTTATCCACTACTTAATTGTGTGGTTGTTGTGTCCCCGTGTTTCAAATCATGCTCAGTGTTTCGAAGCTGACCTGATGATCATTTATGGGATAGTCAATGAAATTAAGACTCATTAGCCAGGCCTCATCTACGACACCATGATGAAGGCTAAGAGGTATACACATTATCCTTTACCCTATGCTTTGTTGGTTTCCAGAATTTGTGAGTATAAGGGAGTAAATGTCTTAATTGAGGCATTCCAAAGCACTCATCCAGGTAACAAGATTGGCGGTTCTGCCCTCCTCAAATGGGATTCGTCTTCCAAGGAAATACCTACATCCATCATCATGATGTGGGGAACCcagaagatgaagatgacgaCCAGGAGATGAATGATGTTCAAGATGAAGTGGGACCATCTACACCAGCATCAGTCAGTCACTCTTATTCCTTAGAGAGGTTGTCTAGGCAGTTATCTGATATGTCTCTTCTTCAAGCCTATAGGCATGAGCAAGTTTTCTCTCTTATTAGGGGATTAGATGATAAGGTCCATGCTCTAGAGGGGTTAGTCCAACCTCTAGATACTGATGATAGTGATGAGTAGTAGTCACCCTTCAtgcatttcattttcattttgtatCTCTCTTATGTTATGTTTTCATTTATctactaaaataaatttctctTATTGCTTATCTTGTCCTGTTTATTTATGGCTTATATTCAGGGGGAGTTCTCAATTTTAGGGGgagtatttttatatatacataactcttttttataatgattaaaaaaaggTGAGAAATATGATTAAAggcttaattatatttatctcaTGTCTAATAATACCTCTTCCTTAAGTTATGTATGAGTTACAAATCAGTACATGTTaaaaaaagctttaaatcaaagaattttttatcataaaaaaaggggggaggggggggggggggaccTTTAAGGTACGCATCACATTACCACTAGGCCAACTCAATTTTCCTGATAACATattgataacggtttaaaataccgttatctgtgatgtaattttgatactaaatgcaccctttttgacttagaaacttgcttgaaatcatgatttttctttagttgtgtgaataagagagttgaggttgaatttaatgattttatgactcGATTCCCTTGTTTTAGCAggaaaatgagataatatggaagcaGAGTTGAAGTGCCAAGGAATCGGAGCTCAAAAAGCAagcaaaacagcaaaaatagAGAGTGCTGAAATACTGTCGCTGGCGTTGAGCGGCAGTttgtaccgctgagcggtggaaTGTGCAGAAAAAGTAGCCAGCAAAATTgacgtccaccgcccgggcgccctaagtagggCGCCCGAGCGTCGTGCGTCGTAGATCCAGCCCattttttgctctgtttcgactcttttggaccgggccctgtttctactcttttccgagtctatttaaaggacccaagcgctctaggtttggtatctctggctggagcaacacaacaacacacttttctactctctgaaggaagatctggaggcgggagcttcctcttctactcttagagttttactatctcatgattttccattgttcatatagtttctccatgtctatggggaattaaactctatttgttgttggggaatgatgcaaccttgtgaactctcatgtatttgaattgattcttaatgtatatgctttattcattatttgttagggaattcatctgtttctaatgcttgctctatttaactcatttagtgcatgatttatgaattgcatgagttccgggaggttccttacaattcaggttcttgttgaattctcccaagggtaatatttctcagggataagggtatgagtacttggtcgtcttaagctcttgatcttcagacttaattctctaggaacgctaggaattgcacgaattaggaattaaggcaggcttattgcgccaagggattgggttctaagtactttagtgagtgacgttaacattaatggataaagaagaattcttatatacatgaaagggaacttggtgaaatctaaccctaacaacatattcatctcatattaaacaacatctgttcatctttgtgttactctactattgatcaatttgcattcatatttaattttctgtctttgcattttaaaccaatgatctcatttattttaagtcttaattaattaagttatcacacgactgtttagtgccgagagtcctctaggatacgatatttggtcttaccattttatattacttgtgcgatttggtacacttgtcaatccatcaacacatatatatttaatatctatttaagttattttgtttcgcttattttcacatttttaactcaactaattaattatttcacaCCACAAAGGAAATGCACTCAGGACCTTTATCCCACCATACTAAGCTCTTAACTAATTAAACCACATGgtacttttataaattatttataaacatcTAAGATTCCTATGCAAATCATTTATTCAATGACCTCAATTACCAAGGTCTTACACTGAGCCCATTGGCCTAAATACTTATGATTTTTGAATCATTGTAGTTAATCATGGGTTATGACAATTAAGTGTCTTATATGATGTTGAATTAGCGAATAGAGATGGACAAAGTACATGTCGACTTAATAGTCTGACATGTATTCGTCAAAGGACGAGACCTATATATTAGTATGGTTGACGGGTGCTCGGCcatatataatacaaatattttattataacaaacttaaatattttactatgaTATCTTATTATaacaaacttaaatattttataacattgTGTTATTCTAACCAgcttaaatatttaagtgattgttggaagtctcacatccaCTAGTG contains:
- the LOC108341173 gene encoding thioredoxin M3, chloroplastic isoform X1, translating into MASFFLTSSFPFLPKPKDPSSHAFPHAPHFVLRMPYQPQHLQTPVLLPKIQSSRRQIIATPVTKDLWDNSILKSETPVLVIFYANWCGPCRMVHRIIDEIAAEYAGKVKCFIVNTDTDMEIAEDYDIKAVPVVLMFKNGQKCDSVIGTMPKEFYVAAIERVLKS
- the LOC108341173 gene encoding thioredoxin M3, chloroplastic isoform X2 is translated as MASFFLTSSFPFLPKPKDPSSHAFPHAPHFVLRMPYQPQHLQTPVLLPKIQSSRRQIIVTKDLWDNSILKSETPVLVIFYANWCGPCRMVHRIIDEIAAEYAGKVKCFIVNTDTDMEIAEDYDIKAVPVVLMFKNGQKCDSVIGTMPKEFYVAAIERVLKS